A region of Prochlorococcus marinus subsp. pastoris str. CCMP1986 DNA encodes the following proteins:
- a CDS encoding AhpC/TSA family protein: protein MLSNNQKTNLNKLIEDFNFLSSKKYKLIVLLGLLGDFDSFEYAINLKNFINNTQNKEIDIFAIAIGNKIGKEKFCKFTGFPNKNLEVVYDNKIHEDLKVSNGIDIGLGGWINMLLMLSGINSLKTIKEVIRGYTGDRKSKQIFSDEDQINFFNLIKFSGIFFKYTCGDGYLRPFELATYRLTNMLEILQNWNDYILDNKYLPQRGASFLLDDKDQIIYNYFSNDVLGYSSKMEDPLAFLSEKCR, encoded by the coding sequence ATGCTCAGTAATAATCAAAAAACTAATCTCAATAAGCTGATTGAAGATTTTAATTTTTTAAGTTCAAAAAAATATAAATTAATTGTTTTATTGGGCCTGCTGGGTGATTTTGATAGTTTTGAATACGCAATAAATTTGAAAAATTTTATAAACAATACTCAAAATAAAGAAATAGATATTTTTGCAATAGCAATTGGTAACAAAATCGGTAAAGAAAAATTTTGCAAATTTACAGGATTTCCTAATAAGAATTTAGAAGTAGTTTACGATAATAAAATTCACGAGGACCTTAAGGTTTCAAACGGTATTGATATTGGACTGGGAGGTTGGATCAATATGTTACTGATGTTATCAGGAATAAACTCGTTAAAAACGATTAAAGAGGTTATCAGAGGTTATACAGGTGATAGGAAATCAAAACAAATTTTCTCTGACGAGGATCAAATAAATTTCTTTAATTTGATAAAATTTTCTGGAATATTCTTCAAATATACTTGTGGTGATGGTTATTTAAGGCCTTTTGAATTGGCTACTTACAGATTAACTAACATGTTGGAAATTCTTCAAAACTGGAATGACTATATTCTTGATAATAAATATCTTCCTCAAAGGGGTGCTTCCTTTCTTTTAGATGATAAAGACCAAATTATTTACAACTATTTTTCAAATGATGTGCTTGGGTATTCTTCTAAAATGGAAGATCCCTTAGCTTTTTTATCTGAGAAATGTAGATAA
- a CDS encoding SemiSWEET transporter: MNSLNIEFFGYFAAILTTVAFLPQLIKTLKTKKAEDVSLVTLIMFICGVGSWIIYGYKISSLPILMANIITLILNLFILISKIYYSRNIR, translated from the coding sequence ATGAATTCTTTAAATATTGAGTTTTTCGGATACTTTGCAGCAATCTTAACCACAGTTGCTTTTCTCCCACAGTTAATTAAAACTTTAAAGACTAAAAAAGCTGAAGACGTCTCTTTGGTTACCTTAATAATGTTTATATGCGGAGTAGGGTCTTGGATTATTTATGGATACAAAATATCTTCATTACCAATTTTAATGGCGAACATTATCACTTTAATACTTAATTTATTTATTTTAATTTCAAAAATATATTATTCCCGAAATATTAGATAG
- a CDS encoding AEC family transporter has translation MGLLLKEGIDLDLIKTALIAFLSIGFLIILINYLSIFKTRLPNYSLQLAGLIGNTSFLGIPIALALLPTSTINFTIGFDLGTTLFAWIFGPFFLKKRINTNTNLNFNELLKAILNSPASRGIVGVLIVYLLGLEKFLGDYLWIPARIVIVLAIVVVGTRLGIITNSKTKFFNLNKGIKYSIILKLLIFPLFIFVFSKILGFNLNETSAVVLQAGTPSAVSTILLAEAYKTNQKIAATILFTTTLISIITIPVLANLIKTFQ, from the coding sequence ATGGGCCTCTTATTAAAAGAAGGAATTGATCTAGATTTAATTAAAACTGCTTTAATTGCTTTTCTATCAATTGGATTTTTAATAATTCTAATTAATTACTTATCAATATTTAAAACAAGACTACCTAATTACTCTTTACAATTAGCTGGTTTAATAGGTAACACTTCATTTCTAGGGATCCCAATTGCATTAGCCCTCCTTCCCACAAGTACTATTAATTTTACGATAGGATTTGATTTAGGAACAACTCTATTTGCTTGGATATTTGGGCCTTTCTTTCTAAAAAAGAGGATAAACACTAATACAAATCTTAATTTCAATGAACTTTTAAAAGCAATACTAAATAGCCCTGCCTCAAGAGGAATAGTAGGTGTTCTGATTGTATATCTTTTAGGATTGGAAAAATTTTTAGGAGATTATTTGTGGATCCCAGCAAGAATAGTAATAGTACTAGCGATAGTTGTTGTTGGAACAAGACTAGGAATAATCACAAATAGCAAAACTAAATTTTTTAATTTGAATAAAGGGATTAAATATTCAATAATTTTAAAATTATTAATTTTCCCTCTATTTATATTTGTTTTTAGCAAGATCTTGGGCTTTAACTTAAACGAGACTTCAGCAGTGGTTCTTCAGGCAGGAACACCATCAGCTGTATCAACAATCTTGTTGGCTGAAGCTTATAAAACAAATCAAAAGATTGCAGCTACAATTCTTTTTACAACAACATTAATTTCAATTATTACGATTCCTGTTCTGGCAAATTTGATAAAAACTTTTCAATAA
- a CDS encoding ArnT family glycosyltransferase, producing MILLKSKERLLTFLVVLVFGIIIFLLGLGSTGLVDETPPLFAAAGKAMSESGDWLTPKVNGIFRFDKPPLIYWLMGLFYSLPKNEVWDSLGTISARLPSALASLFLMLMIGDTIYCWPQKGDRKLSTPIVASLSFALSPLLIVWSRTAVSDALLCGNLGISLLLFWRRMASNKKENCISPWFFLGLAILTKGPVAFVLASLTIASFLSIQKDWRDLLDKIKPKRGLLITVLLSLPWYVLELIKEGRPFWDSFFGYHNFQRYTSVVNNHAEPIWFFLYVMIIGSLPFTPFLFHGIFEAFKDLKTSFKKDYTPSESLFIYCLCWLGSVFIFFSISATKLPSYWLPAMPAVAILTSYSYLKLRNQKKTFSSLWIINLFILFGLSIAFFLSNIWLNTINDPEMPNLASNLLSTGIIFKAKLFFFAFAFVGIVLFVFRSHNIFLYLQLLLLLGQTVLMPPIRKLGDTSRQLPLRNISKQILNTRQGGETLAMIGIRKPSLHFYSKQIVFYESRDAEGVINLSERLTFDRRINFQDKPNYDNESFLVVIDKYSSIEKHWSNISHQKLGVHGIYNLWRIKKSDLNAQATNLLSNGFEANWRNKKVEKF from the coding sequence ATGATTCTTCTTAAGTCTAAAGAAAGGCTACTAACTTTTTTAGTAGTTTTGGTTTTTGGAATAATAATTTTTCTTTTAGGTTTAGGCTCTACAGGATTAGTAGATGAAACTCCTCCCCTTTTTGCTGCCGCAGGGAAGGCAATGAGCGAATCTGGCGATTGGTTAACTCCAAAAGTAAATGGTATTTTCCGATTTGATAAACCACCTCTTATTTATTGGCTAATGGGCTTGTTCTATTCCTTACCGAAAAACGAGGTGTGGGACAGCCTTGGAACAATTTCAGCAAGACTTCCTTCAGCATTGGCTTCCTTATTTTTAATGCTAATGATTGGAGATACAATATACTGTTGGCCTCAAAAAGGAGATAGAAAATTATCTACTCCGATAGTGGCATCTTTGAGCTTTGCCTTGTCTCCACTATTAATTGTATGGAGCAGAACTGCCGTAAGTGATGCACTCTTATGCGGGAATTTAGGGATAAGCCTTCTTTTGTTTTGGAGAAGAATGGCTAGTAATAAAAAGGAAAATTGTATCTCTCCATGGTTTTTTCTGGGGCTTGCAATTTTAACCAAAGGACCAGTAGCCTTTGTCCTTGCATCATTGACTATTGCATCTTTTTTATCCATCCAAAAAGATTGGAGGGATTTACTTGACAAAATAAAACCTAAAAGAGGTTTATTAATTACAGTTTTATTAAGCCTGCCTTGGTATGTTTTAGAGTTAATAAAGGAAGGGAGACCTTTTTGGGATAGTTTTTTTGGGTATCATAATTTCCAGAGATATACATCCGTAGTTAATAATCATGCAGAACCTATTTGGTTCTTTTTATACGTAATGATTATAGGATCATTACCATTTACACCTTTTTTATTTCACGGAATATTTGAGGCTTTTAAAGATTTAAAAACTAGTTTTAAAAAAGATTACACCCCTTCAGAAAGTTTATTTATTTATTGTTTATGTTGGCTTGGTTCTGTTTTTATTTTTTTTAGTATTTCTGCAACAAAGCTGCCGAGCTACTGGCTTCCTGCCATGCCAGCTGTAGCAATTCTGACAAGTTATAGTTATTTGAAGCTTAGAAATCAAAAAAAAACCTTTTCTTCTTTGTGGATTATTAATCTTTTTATTCTGTTTGGGTTATCAATAGCGTTCTTTTTATCAAATATTTGGTTGAACACGATAAATGATCCTGAAATGCCAAATCTTGCATCAAACTTATTGAGTACCGGAATAATTTTTAAAGCAAAATTGTTTTTCTTTGCTTTTGCTTTCGTGGGAATTGTTTTATTTGTTTTTAGATCTCATAATATTTTTCTTTATCTACAATTATTACTATTGCTTGGACAAACTGTTTTGATGCCACCAATAAGGAAATTAGGAGATACATCTAGACAATTACCTTTACGAAATATCTCTAAGCAAATTTTAAATACTCGACAGGGTGGTGAAACTCTTGCAATGATTGGAATAAGAAAACCATCATTACATTTCTACTCAAAACAGATAGTTTTTTATGAATCTAGAGATGCAGAAGGGGTAATTAATTTATCCGAGAGATTGACCTTTGATAGAAGGATTAATTTTCAAGACAAACCTAATTACGATAATGAATCCTTTTTGGTTGTCATAGATAAATATTCATCTATTGAGAAACATTGGTCAAATATTAGTCATCAAAAACTAGGTGTTCATGGAATTTATAATCTATGGAGGATCAAAAAAAGTGATTTAAATGCTCAAGCAACTAATTTACTGAGTAACGGTTTTGAAGCTAACTGGAGAAATAAAAAAGTGGAAAAATTTTAA
- a CDS encoding glycosyltransferase family 4 protein produces the protein MHIVLISTPIGFLGSGKGGGVELTLNSLVAGLIVKGHTVDVVAPNNSKLFEVSKKAKLHFVEGKEQKSWQHQDYYSSVSIPDNSLLSGMIEKAIDIGKKADIILNLSYDWLPIWMTLNLNIPIAHIISMGSESFVIRNLISKVYSKFPNNFAFHSKIQASDYPFIENPIVIGNGFNLSNYIFQDCKNGPLGWVGRVAPEKGLEDAVYVANALGEKLKVWGIVQDESYALKIEKLFSPGIIEWKGFVETDKLQKELGTCRALLNTPKWNEAYGNVVVEALACGVPVVAYKRGGPSEIIQHGKTGYLAKPDDKKSLLNYLKIINKIDRKNCREWVDSNASSNIFAGKVVNWLNKVIKEYQTQIYIK, from the coding sequence ATGCATATAGTTTTAATTAGTACCCCTATTGGTTTTTTAGGAAGTGGTAAAGGCGGTGGAGTTGAGCTTACTCTAAACTCTTTAGTTGCTGGCTTGATTGTAAAAGGTCATACAGTTGACGTAGTGGCCCCAAATAACTCTAAATTGTTTGAAGTTAGTAAAAAAGCAAAATTACATTTTGTAGAAGGAAAAGAGCAAAAAAGTTGGCAACATCAAGATTATTATTCGTCAGTAAGTATTCCTGATAATTCACTTTTATCAGGAATGATTGAAAAGGCAATAGATATTGGAAAGAAAGCAGATATTATTTTGAATTTATCTTACGATTGGCTACCAATTTGGATGACTCTAAATTTAAACATTCCAATTGCTCATATTATTAGTATGGGTTCCGAAAGTTTTGTTATAAGAAATTTAATTTCAAAAGTTTATTCCAAATTTCCTAATAACTTTGCTTTTCATTCAAAGATACAAGCATCTGATTATCCTTTTATTGAAAATCCAATTGTTATTGGGAATGGATTTAATTTAAGTAATTATATATTTCAAGATTGTAAAAATGGTCCTCTTGGTTGGGTAGGAAGAGTAGCCCCTGAAAAAGGTTTAGAGGATGCAGTGTATGTGGCTAATGCTCTTGGCGAAAAACTTAAGGTTTGGGGAATTGTTCAAGATGAGTCATATGCATTAAAAATAGAAAAATTATTTTCTCCAGGGATTATAGAATGGAAGGGTTTTGTAGAAACTGATAAGTTACAGAAAGAACTTGGAACTTGTAGAGCTTTACTTAATACTCCCAAATGGAACGAAGCTTATGGAAATGTAGTAGTTGAAGCATTAGCCTGTGGAGTACCTGTTGTGGCATACAAAAGGGGAGGGCCAAGTGAAATTATCCAGCATGGTAAAACAGGTTACTTAGCAAAACCTGATGATAAGAAAAGCCTTCTTAATTACTTGAAAATCATTAATAAGATTGACCGGAAAAATTGTAGAGAATGGGTAGATAGTAATGCTTCTTCAAATATATTTGCTGGTAAAGTAGTGAATTGGCTTAATAAAGTTATTAAAGAATATCAAACACAAATTTATATTAAATGA
- a CDS encoding DMT family transporter, which yields MNSILNWFLMILPFALWGTSMAAMTPLVSSAGPEFVASLRLLPAGILVLITTYLLKRDLKIYKCDLKWFLVFTIVDATFFQLFLTYGISKTGAGLGSVLIDSQPLIVALLARAIFGNLINPIGWLGLLFGLGGIIFLGVPKELLESWWLMSDKSIIDIAFNVGELWMLGASLAMALGTILIRFTCTKSDPVAVTGWHMVLGSVPLIIKHCLQTNFQLIPNWSIFDWGLMSFASIFGGALAYGLFFYFANNKEITGFSTLAFLTPIFALLSGGVYLNERLTIVQWIGVVFVLISVFFVSQRKSIWEFSNTKTNI from the coding sequence ATGAATTCAATCCTAAATTGGTTTTTAATGATACTCCCTTTTGCTCTCTGGGGGACTTCAATGGCAGCTATGACCCCTCTAGTCTCTAGTGCTGGCCCTGAGTTTGTCGCTTCATTAAGACTTCTACCTGCCGGGATCCTTGTTCTTATTACAACATATTTATTAAAAAGAGATTTAAAAATTTATAAGTGTGATTTGAAATGGTTTTTGGTTTTTACAATCGTAGACGCAACTTTTTTTCAATTATTTTTAACATATGGGATATCTAAGACAGGTGCAGGTCTTGGCTCTGTTTTGATTGATTCTCAGCCTTTGATTGTAGCACTCTTAGCAAGAGCGATTTTTGGTAATTTAATTAATCCAATTGGATGGTTAGGGTTACTTTTTGGCTTAGGTGGAATAATTTTTTTAGGAGTTCCAAAAGAACTTTTGGAGAGTTGGTGGCTAATGTCTGATAAGAGTATTATTGACATCGCATTTAATGTAGGAGAATTATGGATGCTTGGAGCCTCTCTAGCAATGGCACTTGGAACAATTTTGATAAGATTTACATGTACTAAAAGTGATCCTGTTGCAGTAACTGGATGGCATATGGTTTTGGGTAGTGTCCCTCTTATTATAAAACATTGCTTACAAACAAATTTTCAATTGATACCAAATTGGTCAATATTTGATTGGGGACTGATGTCATTTGCAAGTATCTTTGGGGGCGCTTTGGCATATGGTTTATTTTTCTATTTTGCGAATAATAAAGAAATAACAGGATTTAGCACTCTTGCATTTTTAACTCCAATATTTGCGCTCCTCAGTGGTGGTGTTTACCTAAATGAAAGATTAACAATCGTTCAATGGATAGGAGTGGTTTTTGTCCTAATATCAGTTTTCTTTGTCAGCCAGAGAAAGTCTATATGGGAATTTTCAAATACTAAGACTAATATTTAG
- the sppA gene encoding signal peptide peptidase SppA — translation MIWPFRRKSKKRMARIVIDEPITSSTRVSVLKALKQIEDREFPALILRIDSPGGTVGDSQEIYSAIKRLKEKGCKVVASFGNISASGGVYIGVASDKIVANPGTITGSIGVIIRGNNLSELLNKIGIKFETVKSGIYKDILSPDKPLSKEGRELLQGLINESYKQFTEAVSEGRNLLVDDVKKFADGRIFTGTQAKDLGLVDKIGDEFVARELAAEMVNIDPKIQPVTFGKKKKKILGLIPGSRIVEKIIHNIFFEVNSSNKILWLYKP, via the coding sequence ATGATTTGGCCTTTTAGACGTAAGTCAAAAAAAAGAATGGCTCGTATAGTAATTGATGAGCCAATAACAAGTTCAACAAGAGTTTCTGTCCTTAAAGCTCTAAAACAAATTGAGGATAGAGAATTCCCTGCATTAATACTTAGAATCGACTCCCCTGGAGGTACCGTCGGCGATAGTCAAGAAATATACTCTGCTATTAAAAGACTTAAAGAGAAAGGTTGTAAAGTCGTCGCAAGTTTTGGAAACATATCAGCTTCCGGTGGAGTATATATCGGTGTAGCCTCCGACAAAATTGTAGCGAACCCAGGAACTATAACGGGTTCGATTGGGGTAATAATAAGAGGAAATAATTTATCTGAACTTTTGAATAAAATTGGTATTAAGTTTGAGACGGTAAAAAGCGGAATTTATAAAGATATTCTTTCCCCAGATAAGCCTTTAAGTAAGGAAGGGAGAGAACTTTTACAAGGATTAATCAATGAGAGTTACAAACAATTCACTGAGGCTGTATCTGAAGGTAGAAATTTACTTGTAGACGATGTAAAGAAATTTGCTGATGGAAGAATCTTTACTGGAACACAAGCAAAAGATCTTGGATTAGTTGACAAGATTGGAGATGAGTTTGTTGCAAGGGAGCTTGCAGCAGAGATGGTAAATATCGATCCAAAAATACAACCGGTAACTTTTGGTAAGAAGAAAAAGAAAATATTAGGGCTTATACCAGGGAGTAGAATTGTAGAAAAAATTATTCATAATATATTTTTTGAAGTAAATTCATCTAATAAAATACTTTGGTTATATAAACCTTAA
- the aroH gene encoding chorismate mutase encodes MIEKFEGNYQLTIIRGATNAKDNSVKEIESAVVELIEELITRNNIVVNNLLSITFTVTNDLDACFPASIARKCKSLDSVAFLDCQQMYVPNDIDFCIRLMAQVLLPADQTVNHPYLRCASKLRADRC; translated from the coding sequence ATGATTGAAAAATTTGAAGGAAATTACCAATTAACAATCATAAGAGGGGCTACGAATGCAAAAGATAATTCTGTAAAAGAAATCGAGAGTGCTGTAGTTGAATTAATCGAAGAATTAATTACAAGAAATAATATCGTTGTAAATAATTTGTTATCAATTACATTTACTGTGACAAATGATTTAGATGCATGTTTTCCTGCTTCCATTGCAAGAAAATGTAAAAGTCTTGATTCAGTAGCGTTCTTAGACTGCCAACAAATGTACGTTCCAAATGATATTGATTTTTGCATTAGATTAATGGCACAAGTTTTGTTACCTGCGGATCAAACTGTTAATCATCCTTATTTAAGATGCGCTTCAAAATTAAGGGCTGATAGATGTTAA
- a CDS encoding DUF2808 domain-containing protein, protein MFNKQKKLILNLKILKLLFFSPLLISIPFYLGNSDAKAGLEFQWDQDSGYRRLKWFQKENKKRFRNTIFFFLRPSDRQANLLKITLNIPKTFDSTLKDKVSFCKVKIGGFEGRTKCIEDIPADVDINEDNSSLDIYPYSPIPSNKDSYAIVFKKISNPKKSGLKQFHSYGQYAQKNTSSRYLGSWTIVID, encoded by the coding sequence ATGTTTAACAAACAAAAAAAATTAATTTTAAATTTAAAAATTTTAAAGCTGCTATTTTTTTCACCTTTGTTGATTTCAATTCCATTTTATCTTGGGAATAGTGATGCAAAGGCAGGATTAGAATTTCAATGGGATCAAGATTCAGGATATAGAAGATTAAAGTGGTTCCAAAAAGAAAACAAAAAAAGATTTAGAAATACAATCTTTTTCTTTTTAAGACCTTCTGATAGGCAAGCAAATCTTCTTAAAATTACATTAAACATTCCCAAAACATTCGATTCAACTCTTAAGGATAAAGTAAGTTTTTGTAAGGTAAAAATAGGAGGCTTTGAAGGTCGTACCAAATGTATAGAAGATATTCCTGCAGATGTAGATATAAATGAAGATAATTCATCACTAGATATATATCCTTATAGCCCAATCCCTTCAAATAAAGATAGTTACGCGATTGTTTTTAAAAAAATATCTAATCCTAAAAAGTCTGGTCTTAAGCAATTCCATTCTTATGGTCAGTATGCTCAAAAGAATACCTCTTCAAGATATTTAGGAAGCTGGACTATAGTGATCGATTAA
- the rpmH gene encoding 50S ribosomal protein L34 → MTKRTFGGTSRKRKRVSGFRVRMRSHTGRRVIKSRRKRGRERIAV, encoded by the coding sequence ATGACAAAAAGAACATTCGGCGGAACATCAAGGAAAAGAAAACGTGTATCTGGTTTTAGAGTAAGAATGCGTTCTCATACAGGAAGAAGAGTTATTAAAAGCAGAAGAAAAAGAGGTAGAGAGAGAATAGCAGTTTAA
- a CDS encoding ribonuclease P protein component, giving the protein MALPKAMRLKGHRTFDYIHKNSVKYYGKLITFKIARANPKILMSHNNVHSLNNFKVAISISKKVSKKAVERNKLRRILQDSLLKNFSLQNNHKPYWLLVNLKAGNFYNDKINLLEEFQYLIFKSGLFK; this is encoded by the coding sequence ATGGCCTTGCCCAAAGCTATGCGTTTAAAAGGTCATAGGACTTTTGATTATATTCATAAAAATTCTGTTAAATATTATGGGAAGTTAATTACTTTCAAAATAGCAAGAGCAAATCCAAAAATTCTCATGTCCCATAATAATGTTCATAGTTTAAATAATTTTAAAGTTGCCATATCTATAAGTAAGAAAGTATCAAAAAAAGCAGTAGAAAGAAATAAACTTAGGAGAATATTGCAGGATTCTTTATTAAAAAATTTCAGCCTGCAGAATAACCACAAACCTTATTGGTTACTTGTTAACCTTAAAGCTGGTAATTTCTACAATGATAAGATAAATCTATTGGAGGAATTTCAATACCTAATTTTTAAGTCAGGTTTATTTAAATGA
- a CDS encoding PH domain-containing protein, protein MININEESFYEGGPARSDLIINLFAGLTLLGLPFTFAAIVRALWLRYKITNKRITIDGGWFGKNKTQVSLSNIEEIRSIPRGFGSYGDMVLILNDGSKVEMKSLPLFREKQKFIEENMVKRSQTLNLNEVEGFATKS, encoded by the coding sequence ATGATTAACATTAATGAAGAATCGTTTTATGAGGGTGGCCCAGCTCGAAGTGATTTAATAATCAATTTATTTGCTGGTCTAACTCTTCTTGGTCTTCCATTCACATTTGCTGCAATAGTAAGAGCTTTATGGTTAAGATATAAAATTACCAATAAAAGAATAACTATTGATGGGGGATGGTTTGGCAAAAATAAAACTCAGGTATCTTTAAGCAATATTGAAGAGATAAGATCTATCCCGAGAGGATTTGGATCTTATGGAGACATGGTTTTAATACTCAACGATGGCTCTAAAGTTGAAATGAAATCTTTACCTTTATTTAGAGAAAAACAAAAGTTTATTGAGGAAAATATGGTTAAAAGATCACAAACATTAAATCTTAATGAGGTTGAGGGATTTGCTACTAAATCTTGA
- the yidC gene encoding membrane protein insertase YidC, translating into MIGFISEKLLIPILDFFYGLVPSYGLAIVALTVVIRIALFPLSAGSIRSARRMKIAQPVMQKRQAEIKSKFSSDPKKQQEELGKLMNEFGSPLAGCLPLIVQMPVLFALFATLRGSPFADVPYNINLKVLPQDQIAAIDPKPYKSPRHSIFVTEKSHFPVIATLPNGTKLGSEESVKINLQTTNGNNYSEVLSNYDNGSRFLPTWTVSKGSENIKVSQDGLVTAIKPGDATIEAKIPGLAAKSGFLFIKALGQVGFYVDGSINWDIATLVGAFGLTLLLSQVLSSQGMPSNAQQSTANKITPVMITGMFLFFPLPAGVLLYMVVANIFQAFQTFLLNKEALPANLQKILDDQLTGKNKVIPSTANISDKRLPFEPNNKK; encoded by the coding sequence GTGATCGGGTTCATTTCAGAAAAATTATTAATCCCGATTCTAGATTTTTTCTACGGGTTAGTCCCTAGTTATGGTTTGGCCATTGTTGCATTAACAGTCGTAATTAGAATAGCTCTATTCCCGCTAAGCGCAGGTTCTATTAGAAGCGCTAGGAGGATGAAAATAGCACAACCTGTAATGCAAAAGAGGCAAGCAGAAATAAAGTCTAAATTTTCAAGTGATCCAAAGAAACAGCAAGAAGAATTGGGCAAATTAATGAATGAATTTGGTAGTCCTCTAGCAGGATGTTTACCTTTAATAGTTCAAATGCCTGTTTTATTTGCATTATTTGCAACTTTAAGAGGATCACCTTTCGCAGATGTCCCATACAACATAAATTTAAAAGTTCTACCACAAGATCAAATTGCCGCTATTGACCCGAAGCCATATAAATCCCCGAGACATTCAATATTTGTAACAGAAAAATCCCATTTTCCTGTCATTGCTACCCTTCCTAACGGTACAAAATTGGGTTCTGAAGAATCAGTTAAGATAAACTTGCAGACAACAAATGGGAACAACTATTCTGAAGTACTATCAAATTATGATAATGGTTCAAGATTTCTTCCTACTTGGACAGTGTCAAAAGGTTCAGAAAACATTAAAGTTTCTCAAGACGGATTAGTTACCGCAATCAAGCCAGGGGATGCAACAATTGAAGCTAAAATACCTGGATTAGCGGCAAAAAGCGGGTTTTTGTTTATTAAAGCACTTGGACAGGTTGGGTTTTATGTAGACGGTTCAATCAATTGGGATATAGCTACTTTAGTTGGAGCTTTCGGTTTAACCTTGCTTCTCTCACAAGTTTTATCTAGTCAAGGGATGCCTTCAAACGCGCAACAATCTACTGCTAATAAAATTACTCCTGTAATGATTACGGGTATGTTTTTGTTTTTTCCTTTACCAGCTGGAGTATTACTTTATATGGTTGTAGCGAACATATTCCAGGCGTTTCAGACTTTTCTGCTAAACAAAGAAGCTCTTCCAGCAAACTTACAAAAAATTCTTGATGATCAATTAACAGGCAAAAATAAAGTAATACCCTCTACTGCCAACATCTCAGATAAAAGATTACCATTTGAACCTAATAACAAAAAATAG